The Parvibaculaceae bacterium PLY_AMNH_Bact1 genome window below encodes:
- a CDS encoding ABC transporter ATP-binding protein (Derived by automated computational analysis using gene prediction method: Protein Homology.), whose amino-acid sequence MSDTPNDPIIRLDDLKLTLPSAAGEVNILRGLSLTVEKGEAVGLVGPSGSGKSTLLMVLAGLEKQTSGTVTVAGQNFAGMNEDALALFRRDHVGIVFQSFHLVPTMTALENVAVPMELAGRADAFQRAEEELAHVGLSHRLTHYPGQLSGGEQQRVALARAVAGDPKILLADEPTGNLDGTTGEQIIELMFDLHEKRGTTLVLITHDPELAEACDRVVRLKDGLIESIEPGRRAKQPVAAQ is encoded by the coding sequence ATGTCAGATACGCCAAACGACCCTATTATTCGCCTCGATGATCTTAAACTAACTCTGCCAAGTGCTGCTGGCGAAGTGAACATTTTGCGAGGGCTGTCGCTGACTGTAGAAAAAGGTGAAGCGGTGGGTTTGGTCGGGCCTTCCGGGTCGGGCAAAAGTACGCTTCTGATGGTGTTGGCAGGGCTTGAAAAGCAAACCAGCGGGACCGTGACGGTTGCCGGTCAGAATTTTGCGGGCATGAATGAAGATGCGCTGGCGCTCTTCCGCCGCGATCATGTGGGAATTGTCTTTCAGTCCTTCCATCTGGTTCCGACCATGACGGCGCTGGAAAATGTGGCAGTGCCCATGGAGCTAGCGGGACGTGCGGATGCATTTCAGCGCGCTGAAGAAGAACTGGCTCATGTAGGGCTGTCGCACCGTCTCACTCATTATCCAGGCCAGCTTTCAGGTGGTGAACAACAGCGGGTGGCGCTTGCGCGCGCCGTTGCCGGCGACCCCAAAATTCTTCTGGCCGACGAGCCGACAGGTAATCTCGACGGCACGACCGGCGAGCAGATTATTGAGCTCATGTTCGACCTGCATGAGAAACGAGGCACGACGCTGGTGCTCATTACCCATGACCCGGAACTTGCAGAAGCATGCGATCGTGTGGTGCGTTTGAAAGATGGGTTGATCGAGTCCATCGAACCTGGCCGCCGGGCCAAGCAACCGGTAGCTGCTCAATGA
- a CDS encoding cation:proton antiporter (Derived by automated computational analysis using gene prediction method: Protein Homology.) has translation MEILLGLLVLLLATRVMGEGAMRLSLPASVGEISVGILLSILLYLVGTTYPGLGRLAFSEELELIAQAGIFFLVLQAGIDMKPRDIGRQSKGSLFVALGGALVPFIAGFALGFWVLPGSHLKVAQCFFIGVALSITAIPATVKILEEQGLLGSALGQTVVAAAIFDDVIGLFLLAVLTSLISDGDTVGADKILLLIGQVGVFFAVTVPLGVHVYPRVAARLKVLQLAAAEFTTLMLVALAYGLFAHLLGLHWIMGAFMAGLFFEPERVGVRAYNEMRIVVVGITGGFLGPIFFATIGLHIDFSVLVAAPILVLGLIAIAFSGKLLGAGLPALSMGFGRREALAIGTGMSARGAVELVVISIAIDTGLFAQNGQTFISGLIITAVVTTMMVPLLLQWILPKKPAV, from the coding sequence ATGGAGATTCTACTTGGTCTATTGGTTCTGCTTCTCGCGACCCGTGTGATGGGGGAGGGGGCAATGCGCCTTTCCCTGCCGGCGTCCGTCGGCGAGATCAGTGTAGGCATCCTGCTGTCCATTCTCCTTTACCTGGTGGGCACCACCTATCCCGGGCTTGGGCGGCTCGCTTTTTCCGAGGAGCTTGAGCTGATTGCTCAAGCGGGCATTTTTTTTCTGGTGCTGCAAGCCGGTATTGATATGAAGCCGCGCGATATCGGACGCCAATCCAAAGGCTCTCTTTTTGTTGCCCTTGGAGGCGCGCTGGTTCCCTTTATAGCTGGGTTCGCACTGGGTTTTTGGGTTCTACCTGGCAGCCACTTGAAAGTGGCTCAGTGCTTCTTTATCGGCGTGGCGCTGTCTATCACGGCTATTCCTGCCACCGTCAAAATCCTTGAAGAGCAGGGCTTGCTCGGCAGCGCCCTTGGGCAGACGGTCGTTGCAGCCGCCATCTTTGATGATGTGATTGGTCTTTTTCTGCTGGCGGTTCTCACCAGTCTGATTTCTGATGGTGACACAGTGGGGGCGGACAAAATCCTGCTGCTGATTGGCCAGGTTGGTGTCTTCTTTGCGGTGACGGTCCCTCTTGGTGTGCATGTTTATCCTCGGGTGGCGGCGCGGCTTAAGGTGCTTCAGCTTGCAGCTGCGGAATTCACCACGCTGATGCTTGTGGCGCTCGCCTATGGTCTCTTTGCTCATCTTCTTGGTCTTCACTGGATCATGGGTGCCTTTATGGCCGGTCTCTTCTTCGAGCCCGAGCGTGTTGGTGTGCGCGCCTATAACGAGATGCGGATCGTTGTTGTCGGCATTACGGGTGGTTTCCTGGGCCCGATCTTCTTTGCAACAATCGGTCTCCATATCGACTTCTCCGTTCTTGTGGCGGCACCGATCCTGGTTTTGGGTCTGATAGCGATTGCCTTTTCGGGCAAACTTCTTGGCGCGGGGTTGCCAGCTCTATCCATGGGGTTTGGACGGCGAGAGGCCCTTGCGATCGGCACAGGCATGAGCGCGCGTGGTGCGGTGGAACTTGTCGTCATCTCAATTGCGATTGATACGGGTCTGTTCGCTCAGAACGGTCAGACGTTTATTTCCGGTCTCATCATCACCGCAGTTGTCACAACCATGATGGTGCCGCTTCTGTTGCAATGGATTCTGCCTAAGAAACCCGCGGTCTGA
- a CDS encoding DUF2794 domain-containing protein (Derived by automated computational analysis using gene prediction method: Protein Homology.), whose translation MDRSPTGIKPANHPNSQGSSLVIVGNGYQAGRRAPQAEVSWHRRELDVILNLYGRKVAAGEWRDYAIDGLKDKAIFSVFRRSSEIPLFRIEKHPKLARKQGAYQVVAATGAILKRGHDLAQVIRVLDKKKLRLVD comes from the coding sequence ATGGATCGATCGCCCACAGGAATAAAACCCGCCAACCACCCCAACAGCCAAGGCTCTAGCCTCGTTATCGTGGGCAATGGGTATCAGGCTGGTCGCAGAGCGCCTCAGGCGGAAGTTTCCTGGCACCGCCGGGAGCTTGACGTCATCCTCAACCTCTACGGGCGCAAAGTAGCCGCCGGGGAATGGCGGGATTACGCCATTGACGGATTAAAGGACAAAGCGATCTTTTCCGTCTTCAGGCGCTCCAGTGAGATCCCGCTCTTTCGGATTGAGAAACACCCAAAACTTGCCCGCAAGCAGGGCGCCTATCAGGTGGTCGCAGCAACTGGCGCCATTCTGAAACGCGGCCATGACCTTGCCCAGGTGATCCGCGTGCTCGACAAAAAGAAGCTCCGCCTGGTCGACTAA
- a CDS encoding FtsX-like permease family protein (Derived by automated computational analysis using gene prediction method: Protein Homology. GO_component: GO:0016020 - membrane [Evidence IEA]): MNGSESRAPSSSKPSLSLALTFARRELRGGLKGFRVFLACLTLGVAAIAAVGSVSSALVEGLSEEGQTILGGDVDFRLVHREAGAEELAFISQSATISKSTEMRAMAAAPKTDERTLVELKGVDDLYPLYGRVTLTPEMDLAAALEARSGVWGTAVEMALLDRLSAEVGDMLDVGDISVEIRAVIDREPDRVAGGFALGPRLFLSDEAMEATGLIRLGSLINYHYRAKLPENQRLNADVAAWVAEVNEQFPNVGWRIQDRSDSAPGVRRFVERVALFLTLVGLTALVVGGVGVGNAVTSYLDTKRDVIATFKCIGAPGGFIFNVYLIQVMVLAVVGVAIGLVVGGVTPFLVQWAIEDMLPIPARFALYMSPLILAGAYGLLAALAFAVWPLARAREIPATGLFRDIVAPSRVWPRPAYIVVMALALVALAGLAIGLADRPDFAAWFIVGAVASFVGLRLTALGLMALARRAPRFRNPELRLALSNLYRPGSATASVVLSLGLGLTLLVTISLIDGNIADQINGELPERAPSFFFVDIGPDQVEEFEEIVTSTEGVRALNRVPMLRGRIVSVQGVAAEDVVAAPDVAWMLQGDRGITYSQDLPGGSELMQGDWWAADYAGPPLISITEEMSQGFGIGIGDEITVNVLGRNLTATVANTREIDWGNVGINFIFVFSPSALAAAPHTHLATLAMDEAGEIELQRQVSRTFPNITIVRVKEALEAVNKLLEDFAMAVRATSIVTLASGIMVLAGAMAAGHRRRVYDAVVLKVLGATRGKVLKAYIWEYALLGVGTATVAAAVGSVAAWLVVTQVMQAPWAFLPVTLGVTIAGAAIITVGLGLLGTWNALSAKAAPVLRSQ; this comes from the coding sequence ATGAATGGGTCTGAGAGCAGGGCGCCATCTTCCTCAAAGCCATCACTCTCCCTCGCTCTCACTTTTGCCCGCCGTGAACTGCGTGGTGGTCTTAAGGGTTTTCGAGTTTTCCTTGCCTGCCTCACGCTGGGCGTGGCGGCGATCGCCGCCGTCGGATCTGTATCGTCTGCGCTGGTAGAGGGCCTTTCGGAAGAAGGCCAAACCATCCTCGGCGGTGACGTCGACTTCAGACTGGTGCACCGGGAAGCAGGCGCAGAAGAGCTCGCCTTCATCAGCCAGAGCGCAACGATTTCCAAGTCGACTGAGATGCGCGCTATGGCAGCCGCCCCGAAAACCGATGAACGAACATTGGTTGAGCTAAAAGGAGTGGACGACCTTTATCCGCTATATGGCCGGGTGACACTGACGCCGGAGATGGATCTTGCGGCTGCGCTGGAAGCTCGGTCCGGTGTCTGGGGTACAGCGGTTGAGATGGCGCTCCTGGACCGTCTGAGCGCCGAAGTGGGTGACATGCTTGATGTGGGCGACATCTCTGTTGAGATCAGGGCCGTCATTGATCGTGAGCCGGACCGTGTCGCTGGTGGCTTTGCTCTTGGGCCGCGGCTTTTCCTGTCAGATGAGGCGATGGAGGCGACAGGCCTCATTCGTTTAGGATCGCTCATCAATTATCACTATCGGGCGAAATTGCCTGAAAATCAGAGGCTCAACGCTGATGTGGCCGCCTGGGTCGCTGAGGTCAATGAGCAGTTCCCCAATGTCGGTTGGCGCATTCAGGATCGCTCGGATAGTGCCCCTGGTGTGCGCCGTTTTGTTGAGCGCGTGGCTTTGTTTCTTACCTTGGTCGGTTTGACGGCGCTTGTTGTGGGCGGTGTCGGTGTTGGGAACGCCGTCACGTCCTATCTCGATACGAAACGAGATGTGATTGCGACGTTTAAATGTATCGGGGCACCGGGCGGTTTTATTTTCAATGTGTATCTCATCCAGGTGATGGTGCTGGCTGTTGTCGGTGTTGCGATTGGATTGGTGGTCGGTGGTGTGACGCCGTTCCTTGTGCAATGGGCGATTGAAGATATGTTGCCCATTCCGGCACGGTTTGCGCTCTACATGTCACCACTCATTCTGGCTGGTGCCTATGGCCTTCTGGCTGCTCTCGCGTTTGCCGTCTGGCCGCTGGCGCGAGCACGGGAAATTCCTGCAACGGGTCTCTTTCGCGACATTGTCGCACCGTCGCGTGTGTGGCCGCGCCCGGCCTATATCGTTGTGATGGCTCTAGCCCTGGTGGCTTTGGCGGGGCTCGCCATTGGTCTTGCGGATCGGCCAGACTTTGCTGCCTGGTTCATCGTTGGCGCGGTGGCGAGTTTTGTGGGGCTTCGTCTTACGGCGCTCGGTCTCATGGCGCTCGCGCGTCGCGCGCCACGATTCCGAAACCCGGAACTGCGCCTGGCGCTCTCCAATCTCTACCGACCAGGATCGGCGACCGCAAGTGTGGTTCTGTCGCTCGGGCTGGGTCTCACGCTGCTTGTGACTATCTCCCTCATCGATGGAAATATTGCCGATCAGATCAATGGGGAATTGCCGGAGCGCGCGCCGTCCTTCTTCTTCGTCGACATTGGTCCCGATCAGGTTGAAGAATTCGAAGAAATTGTGACCAGCACCGAGGGGGTTCGAGCTCTCAACCGGGTGCCCATGCTTCGCGGTCGGATCGTGTCGGTACAGGGCGTGGCCGCAGAAGATGTGGTGGCGGCCCCGGATGTAGCCTGGATGCTTCAGGGTGACCGCGGCATTACCTATTCACAAGACTTGCCTGGTGGTTCTGAGCTTATGCAGGGTGACTGGTGGGCTGCTGACTATGCCGGTCCTCCACTGATCTCGATCACTGAGGAAATGTCGCAAGGGTTCGGGATCGGCATTGGCGATGAAATTACGGTCAATGTGCTGGGCCGGAACCTGACCGCAACCGTGGCCAATACACGCGAGATCGACTGGGGGAATGTGGGCATCAACTTCATTTTCGTCTTCTCGCCGTCCGCGCTGGCAGCTGCACCTCACACCCACCTGGCGACACTTGCTATGGACGAAGCAGGCGAAATCGAGCTGCAGCGACAGGTGTCGAGGACTTTCCCCAACATAACAATCGTCCGGGTGAAAGAGGCGTTGGAGGCGGTGAACAAGCTGCTGGAAGACTTTGCCATGGCGGTGCGGGCTACCTCTATCGTGACGCTCGCGTCCGGCATCATGGTGCTGGCAGGCGCCATGGCTGCAGGTCACAGGCGACGGGTTTATGACGCTGTGGTGCTTAAAGTGCTTGGTGCAACACGCGGCAAAGTTCTCAAAGCCTATATCTGGGAATATGCGCTTCTGGGTGTCGGGACGGCGACGGTTGCCGCTGCAGTCGGCTCGGTCGCTGCCTGGCTGGTCGTCACCCAGGTCATGCAGGCACCCTGGGCATTCCTGCCGGTGACCCTGGGCGTTACCATTGCGGGCGCTGCCATTATCACTGTTGGCCTTGGTTTGCTTGGTACCTGGAATGCACTGTCGGCCAAAGCAGCTCCTGTTTTAAGGTCTCAGTAA
- a CDS encoding Bax inhibitor-1/YccA family protein (Derived by automated computational analysis using gene prediction method: Protein Homology.) translates to MAEFDQQRMGAGTATRAADLDEGLRTYMLRVYNYMALGVAFTAGVTLFMGANPELMAAVALGPMKWVLFAGVLGLGWFAPKLIFSNAGSTTLAHVCYWAYAGMWGLLISPMIYAFMNIPNGPGMIAQAFLITSVMFGATSLYGYTTKRDLSAFGRFFFMASVGLIVAMLANAFIFQSIGFSFVISAIVVLLFAAVTAYETQMVKDIYSGGDTGVVTKQKAIFGAFALYGSFIVMFIHILNLLGIMRSE, encoded by the coding sequence ATGGCTGAATTTGACCAACAACGTATGGGCGCCGGTACTGCTACCCGCGCTGCGGACCTGGACGAGGGTCTGCGCACATATATGTTGCGCGTCTACAATTACATGGCGCTTGGCGTCGCCTTCACAGCAGGTGTGACCCTGTTCATGGGGGCAAACCCTGAGTTGATGGCTGCGGTTGCGCTTGGACCTATGAAATGGGTTCTGTTTGCTGGTGTGCTGGGCCTTGGCTGGTTTGCGCCGAAGCTGATTTTCTCAAACGCTGGGTCAACGACGCTGGCCCATGTTTGTTACTGGGCTTATGCGGGCATGTGGGGTCTGTTGATCTCTCCCATGATCTACGCGTTCATGAACATCCCGAACGGCCCTGGCATGATTGCACAGGCTTTCCTGATCACATCGGTCATGTTCGGCGCGACAAGCCTCTATGGCTACACTACGAAGCGGGATCTTTCAGCCTTTGGCCGTTTCTTCTTCATGGCTTCAGTTGGCCTGATTGTCGCGATGCTGGCAAATGCCTTCATTTTCCAGAGCATTGGCTTCAGCTTTGTGATCTCCGCCATTGTGGTTCTGCTGTTTGCAGCGGTGACCGCTTATGAGACGCAGATGGTGAAAGACATCTATAGCGGTGGTGACACAGGTGTTGTCACCAAACAGAAAGCCATCTTTGGCGCTTTCGCGCTCTATGGCAGCTTCATTGTGATGTTCATTCATATCCTGAACCTCTTGGGCATTATGCGCTCAGAGTAG